One Eubacteriales bacterium mix99 genomic window carries:
- a CDS encoding DNA-directed RNA polymerase subunit alpha → MIEIEKPKIDIVEISKDNTYGKFVLEPLERGFGITMGNSLRRVLLSSLPGVAVTSIKVDGVLHEFSTVPGVKEDLVEIILNLKELALKMSGDEPKIITVNAQGAGQVTAGDIITDAEVEILNPEHPIATLNEDAKLYMEITVEKGRGYVPAERNKHEGQPIGIIPVDSIFTPIRRVNYNVENTRVGQITDYDKLTLEVWTNGTIPPDEATSLAAKILVEHLSLFINLTANVSDVEIMVEKEEDQKEKVLEMTIEELDLSVRSYNCLKRAGINTVEELTQKTEEEMMKVRNLGRKSLEEVQQKLAALDLSLKKNEE, encoded by the coding sequence TTGATAGAAATTGAAAAACCCAAAATAGATATAGTGGAAATAAGCAAGGATAACACTTATGGCAAGTTCGTATTGGAGCCCCTGGAGAGGGGGTTTGGAATCACCATGGGGAATTCCCTGCGGCGGGTGCTGTTGTCCTCCCTTCCGGGGGTAGCCGTCACATCCATCAAGGTGGACGGGGTTCTTCATGAATTTTCCACGGTACCGGGCGTCAAGGAGGATCTGGTGGAGATTATTCTCAACCTGAAGGAACTTGCCCTGAAGATGTCTGGCGACGAGCCAAAGATCATAACTGTCAATGCTCAGGGTGCGGGACAGGTCACTGCAGGAGATATTATTACGGATGCCGAAGTGGAAATTCTGAATCCGGAGCACCCAATTGCCACCCTGAATGAAGATGCCAAGCTGTATATGGAGATTACCGTTGAGAAGGGCAGGGGGTATGTTCCTGCAGAACGGAACAAGCATGAGGGCCAGCCAATAGGGATTATTCCCGTGGATTCCATTTTTACTCCTATTCGCAGGGTGAATTATAATGTGGAGAATACCCGTGTCGGGCAGATCACCGATTACGATAAGCTGACCCTGGAAGTCTGGACCAATGGAACCATTCCACCGGATGAGGCAACCAGCCTGGCAGCGAAGATATTGGTGGAGCACCTTTCCCTGTTTATCAACCTGACGGCAAATGTAAGCGATGTGGAAATCATGGTGGAAAAGGAAGAAGACCAAAAGGAAAAGGTCCTGGAAATGACCATTGAGGAACTGGATCTTTCCGTACGCTCCTATAATTGTCTGAAACGTGCAGGAATCAACACAGTTGAAGAACTGACCCAAAAAACAGAAGAAGAAATGATGAAGGTCCGGAATCTTGGGCGAAAGTCCCTGGAAGAAGTACAGCAGAAGCTGGCAGCATTGGATTTAAGTCTGAAAAAGAACGAAGAATGA
- the rplQ gene encoding 50S ribosomal protein L17 yields the protein MPGYRKLGRASDQRRAMLRNQVTDLLWHGRIETTEARAKEVRSITEKLITLAVKEYDNTVRITKEVNNEKGQTVSMEVTNDMPSRLHARRKMMACLYDIKELREEDETKEDYAERLRKVQHPLIEKMFNEYGPKYRERNEKQASGGGYTRILKKGHRRGDGAEAVIIELV from the coding sequence ATGCCTGGATACAGAAAACTAGGCAGGGCCAGTGATCAGCGGAGAGCCATGTTGCGCAATCAGGTCACCGACCTTTTATGGCATGGCAGGATTGAGACAACGGAAGCCCGTGCCAAGGAAGTCCGAAGCATAACAGAGAAGCTGATTACCCTTGCCGTAAAGGAATATGACAACACTGTCAGGATAACAAAGGAAGTAAATAATGAAAAAGGCCAGACCGTGTCCATGGAAGTTACCAATGACATGCCGTCCCGGCTTCATGCCAGAAGAAAAATGATGGCCTGTCTGTATGATATCAAGGAACTGCGCGAGGAGGACGAAACCAAGGAGGATTATGCGGAACGCCTGAGAAAGGTTCAGCATCCCCTGATCGAAAAGATGTTCAATGAGTATGGTCCGAAGTACAGGGAAAGAAATGAGAAGCAGGCTTCCGGCGGCGGCTATACCCGGATTCTGAAAAAAGGTCACCGGAGAGGTGACGGAGCGGAAGCGGTTATCATCGAGTTGGTCTGA
- a CDS encoding energy-coupling factor transporter ATPase, whose translation MEPIIQVQNVSFDYVGQGGEETAALDNVSLTIGKGEFVVMIGHNGSGKSTLAKHFNALLKPRSGNVWVKGMNTKEEDKLWDIRQAAGMVFQNPDNQLVATIVEEDVAFGPENLAVPPAEIRKRVDDALFAVDMTKYATSAPHFLSGGQKQRVSIAGVIAMHPEIIILDEPTAMLDPSGRREVMDTIHRLNKEDGITIVHITHYMEEAIHADRVIVMDNGRIVLDGTPREIFRQVETLKNIGLDVPQVVELCHELRREGFDIEGDPMSLEEMVDALCR comes from the coding sequence ATGGAACCCATTATTCAGGTTCAGAATGTATCGTTTGATTATGTCGGTCAGGGAGGGGAAGAAACGGCGGCTCTGGACAACGTATCCCTTACGATTGGAAAGGGCGAGTTTGTCGTGATGATCGGACACAATGGATCCGGAAAGTCCACCCTGGCCAAGCACTTCAATGCGTTGCTGAAACCCCGGTCCGGCAATGTATGGGTCAAGGGAATGAACACGAAGGAAGAAGATAAGCTCTGGGATATCCGACAGGCGGCGGGCATGGTCTTTCAAAATCCCGATAATCAGCTTGTGGCCACCATCGTGGAGGAGGATGTGGCTTTTGGCCCGGAAAACCTGGCTGTTCCGCCTGCAGAAATCCGAAAGCGGGTGGACGATGCCCTGTTCGCCGTGGACATGACGAAGTATGCGACTTCTGCCCCTCACTTTTTGTCCGGTGGACAGAAACAGCGGGTGTCCATTGCCGGCGTAATCGCCATGCATCCGGAAATTATCATTCTGGATGAGCCTACTGCCATGCTGGATCCTTCCGGCCGCAGGGAGGTAATGGACACCATACATCGTCTGAATAAAGAGGATGGAATCACCATTGTGCATATCACGCATTATATGGAGGAAGCCATTCACGCCGATCGTGTCATCGTGATGGACAACGGCAGGATTGTGCTGGACGGGACTCCCAGAGAGATCTTCCGTCAGGTCGAAACGTTGAAAAACATCGGTCTGGATGTTCCCCAGGTTGTGGAGCTTTGTCATGAGCTTCGTCGGGAAGGGTTTGATATTGAAGGAGATCCCATGAGTCTGGAAGAGATGGTGGATGCATTATGCCGGTGA
- a CDS encoding energy-coupling factor transporter ATPase: protein MPVKMEQVTHVYMEGGPFESTALLDVNLEIRDGEFIGLIGHTGSGKSTLIQHLNGLLKPTQGTVIVNEMRIGKNSRDLKPLRQQVGLVFQYPEQQLFEETVGKDIAYGPKNLGLSGEEIDYRVKESAELVGLSFEEVKDRSPFELSGGQRRRVAIAGVLAMHPAILILDEPTAGLDPMGRDEVLNGIRALHEKNGYTIILVSHSMEDIARLVDRIVVMNKGRVVLTGSPREIFTHAEELESMGLGVPQITRLMKALREKGMDVPVDIYTVEQAKEALIKVLGEKRHA, encoded by the coding sequence ATGCCGGTGAAGATGGAGCAGGTAACACACGTTTATATGGAGGGGGGGCCTTTTGAATCCACTGCTCTCCTGGATGTGAATCTGGAAATCCGGGACGGGGAGTTCATCGGGCTCATCGGGCACACCGGTTCCGGAAAATCCACTTTAATTCAGCATCTGAACGGATTGCTGAAACCGACACAGGGAACGGTGATCGTCAATGAAATGCGGATAGGGAAAAACAGCAGGGATCTCAAGCCACTGCGGCAGCAGGTAGGCCTGGTATTTCAATATCCGGAGCAGCAGCTTTTTGAGGAAACCGTCGGAAAGGATATTGCCTATGGCCCGAAAAATCTTGGGCTGTCCGGGGAGGAGATCGATTATCGGGTGAAGGAATCCGCGGAATTGGTCGGCCTGTCTTTTGAAGAGGTGAAGGATCGTTCGCCCTTTGAGCTCAGCGGAGGACAGAGACGAAGGGTTGCCATTGCCGGCGTTTTGGCAATGCATCCGGCGATATTGATATTGGATGAGCCTACGGCGGGACTGGACCCCATGGGAAGGGACGAAGTATTGAACGGAATCCGGGCCCTTCATGAAAAAAATGGCTATACGATCATTTTGGTTTCCCACAGCATGGAGGATATCGCCCGGCTGGTGGATCGGATCGTTGTCATGAACAAAGGCCGGGTGGTACTGACCGGATCTCCCAGAGAGATCTTTACCCATGCGGAAGAGTTGGAGAGTATGGGCCTGGGCGTGCCGCAGATTACCAGGCTGATGAAAGCCCTCCGGGAAAAGGGAATGGATGTTCCGGTCGACATTTATACGGTGGAACAGGCTAAGGAAGCACTTATCAAGGTATTGGGGGAGAAAAGACATGCTTAA
- a CDS encoding energy-coupling factor transporter transmembrane component T: MLKDITIGQYYPSDSPIHRLDPRTKLMIAFLYIIVIFFVRYSVGYLFVFLFLALTIALSGIPLRYIVKGLKPLLFIIVLTFGINLFFTSGGKVIFQLGFLKVTEEGLQQGIFMMLRLLLLVMGTSLLTLTTSPISLTDGLEVLLKPLQAIHFPAHELAMMMTIALRFIPTLLEETDKIMKAQMARGADFESGNLIQRAKSMVPLLVPLFISAFRRADELAMAMEARCYRGGENRTRMKVLRMERIDYGAFGVTLLLIAAVLINSYC; encoded by the coding sequence ATGCTTAAGGATATCACGATCGGCCAGTATTATCCGTCTGACTCTCCGATTCACCGGCTGGATCCACGGACCAAGCTGATGATTGCCTTTTTGTATATTATCGTTATTTTCTTTGTGCGGTATTCTGTTGGCTATCTGTTTGTTTTTCTCTTTCTGGCACTGACCATTGCCCTTTCCGGGATTCCGCTCCGATACATTGTAAAGGGGCTGAAGCCCCTGCTGTTCATTATTGTGCTGACGTTCGGAATCAATCTGTTCTTTACATCCGGTGGAAAAGTTATTTTTCAGCTGGGATTCCTGAAGGTAACGGAGGAAGGCCTCCAACAGGGCATTTTTATGATGCTGCGGCTGCTGTTGTTGGTGATGGGAACCTCCCTGCTGACCCTGACCACTTCTCCGATTTCCCTGACAGATGGGCTGGAGGTACTGCTGAAACCTTTGCAGGCGATTCATTTTCCCGCTCATGAGCTGGCCATGATGATGACCATTGCGCTGCGCTTTATCCCCACTCTGCTGGAAGAGACGGACAAGATCATGAAGGCACAGATGGCAAGGGGGGCGGATTTTGAAAGCGGCAATCTGATCCAGCGGGCAAAATCCATGGTGCCGCTGCTGGTCCCCCTGTTCATCAGTGCGTTCCGAAGGGCGGATGAACTGGCCATGGCTATGGAAGCCCGTTGCTATCGGGGAGGAGAGAACCGGACCCGTATGAAGGTATTGCGGATGGAAAGAATCGATTATGGGGCATTTGGTGTTACCCTGCTCCTTATTGCAGCGGTTCTGATCAATTCCTACTGCTGA
- the truA gene encoding tRNA pseudouridine(38-40) synthase TruA — protein sequence MKNIMLTMEYDGTSYAGWQRQSNAMTIQQEVEEALQDLTGETVPVIGSGRTDSGVHAKGQTANFRTDSSIPPEKFSFALNSRLPRDIRIVCSREVSRDFHARFSATGKKYKYSMIVRPQDTAIGYRYLYHVCVPLDVSAMQEAAGYFKGTHDFASFMAAGSPVRTTVRTVAGVRLDWDDPFLYFMVNGNGFLYHMVRIMAGTLIEVGRGRIDSLSVPEIIQTRDRKMAGPTAPPQGLSLEKVYYEKIFS from the coding sequence ATGAAAAATATTATGCTGACAATGGAATACGATGGCACCTCCTATGCCGGCTGGCAGAGGCAGTCCAATGCAATGACCATACAGCAGGAAGTGGAAGAGGCATTACAGGATCTCACCGGGGAAACCGTACCTGTCATTGGTTCCGGCCGGACGGATAGCGGAGTGCATGCGAAAGGGCAGACCGCAAATTTCAGGACGGATTCTTCCATTCCGCCGGAAAAGTTCAGCTTTGCATTGAACTCCCGGCTTCCCAGGGACATACGGATTGTCTGTTCCCGGGAGGTGAGCAGGGATTTTCATGCCCGGTTTTCTGCGACCGGGAAAAAATATAAATATTCCATGATCGTGCGTCCGCAGGACACTGCCATAGGGTACCGGTATCTGTACCATGTTTGTGTTCCATTGGACGTTTCGGCAATGCAGGAAGCAGCAGGATATTTTAAGGGCACGCATGATTTTGCTTCGTTTATGGCGGCAGGTTCCCCGGTCCGGACAACGGTACGAACGGTTGCCGGCGTCCGGCTGGATTGGGACGATCCTTTTTTGTATTTTATGGTAAATGGGAATGGCTTTTTATATCATATGGTCCGCATTATGGCTGGAACCCTGATTGAAGTGGGAAGGGGCAGGATCGATTCCCTTTCCGTACCGGAAATTATTCAGACAAGGGATCGGAAAATGGCGGGCCCGACAGCTCCTCCCCAGGGCCTGTCACTGGAAAAGGTATATTATGAAAAAATATTTTCTTGA